The proteins below are encoded in one region of Equus caballus isolate H_3958 breed thoroughbred chromosome 16, TB-T2T, whole genome shotgun sequence:
- the CYB561D2 gene encoding transmembrane reductase CYB561D2 isoform X1 yields MSGWGDVAPGREAAPRRSGGARSKALSIPFSREETTASGWRCGLQPPAWLTMALSVETESHIYRALRTASGAAAHLVALGFTIFVAVLARPGSSLFSWHPVLMSLAFSFLMTEALLVFSPESSLLRSLSRKGRARCHWVLQLVALLCALLGLGLVILHKEQLGKAHLATWHGRAGLLAVLWAGLQCLGGVGLLYPKLLPRWPLAKLKLYHATSGLVGYLLGSASLLLGMCSLWFTATVTGGVWYLAMLCPVITSLVIMNQVSNAYLYRKRIQP; encoded by the exons ATGTCCGGGTGGGGAGACGTCGCACCCGGAAGGGAAGCGGCTCCGCGACGCAGCGGTGGCGCGCGCAGCAAAGCCCTGAGTATCCCGTTTTCTCGGGAGGAAACCACTGCGTCGGGTTGGCGCTGCGG GCTACAGCCACCGGCTTGGTTGACCATGGCCCTTTCTGTGGAGACCGAGTCGCACATCTACCGAGCTCTGCGCACTGCCTCTGGGGCTGCTGCCCACCTTGTGGCCCTGGGCTTCACCATCTTCGTGGCTGTGCTTGCCAGGCCTGGCTCCA GTCTGTTCTCCTGGCACCCTGTGCTTATGTCTCTGGCC TTCTCTTTCCTGATGACCGAGGCACTGCTGGTGTTCTCTCCTGAGAGTTCGCTGCTGCGCTCCCTCTCTCGGAAGGGCCGAGCACGCTGCCACTGGGTACTGCAGTTGGTGGCCCTGCTGTGTGCACTGCTGGGCCTGGGCCTTGTTATCCTCCACAAGGAACAGCTTGGCAAAGCCCACCTGGCCACATGGCATGGGCGAGCAGGGCTGCTAGCTGTGCTGTGGGCTGGGCTGCAGTGCTTAGGCGGGGTGGGGCTGCTCTACCCCAAACTGCTGCCCAGATGGCCCCTGGCAAAGCTCAAGCTGTACCATGCCACTTCTGGGCTCGTGGGCTACCTTCTGGGTAGTGCCAGCCTCTTGTTGGGCATGTGCTCACTCTGGTTCACTGCCACAGTCACCGGTGGGGTCTGGTACCTGGCCATGCTATGCCCTGTCATTACCAGCTTGGTCATCATGAACCAGGTGAGCAACGCCTACCTGTACCGCAAAAGGATCCAGCCGTGA
- the TMEM115 gene encoding transmembrane protein 115, with translation MQRALPGARQHLGAIVASASVVVKALCAAVLFLYLLSFAVDTGCLAVTPGYLFPPNFWIWTLATHGLMEQHVWDVAISLATVVVAGRLLEPLWGALELLIFFSVVNVSVGLLGAFAYLLTYMASFNLVYLFTIRIHGALGFLGGVLVALKQTMGDCVVLRVPQVRVSVVPMLLLGLLLLLRLATLLQSPALASYGFGLLSSWVYLRFYQRHSRGRGDMADHFAFATFFPEILQPVVGLLANLVHGLLVKVKICQKTVKRYDVGAPSSITISLPGTDPQDAERRRQLALKALNERLKRVEDQSIWPSMDDDEEEAGAKVDSPLPSDKAPTLPGKGAAPESSLITFEAAPPKL, from the exons ATGCAGCGCGCCCTACCGGGCGCCCGCCAGCACTTGGGGGCCATCGTGGCCAGCGCCAGCGTGGTGGTGAAGGCCCTGTGCGCGGCGGTACTATTCCTCTACCTGCTGTCCTTCGCCGTGGACACGGGCTGCCTGGCGGTCACCCCAGGCTACCTCTTTCCTCCCAACTTCTGGATCTGGACCCTGGCTACCCATGGGCTAATGGAACAGCATGTGTGGGATGTGGCCATCAGCCTGGCCACAGTGGTGGTGGCTGGACGTTTGCTGGAGCCCCTCTGGGGGGCCTTGGAGCTGCTCATCTTTTTCTCAGTGGTGAACGTGTCTGTGGGGCTGCTGGGGGCATTCGCCTACCTCCTCACCTACATGGCTTCTTTCAACTTGGTCTACCTTTTCACTATCCGCATCCATGGCGCCCTGGGCTTCCTAGGTGGTGTCCTGGTGGCACTCAAGCAAACCATGGGGGACTGTGTGGTCCTGCGAGTGCCCCAGGTGCGCGTCAGCGTGGTGCCCATGCTGCTGTTGgggctgctgctactgctgcggCTGGCCACGCTCCTCCAGAGCCCAGCTCTAGCCTCCTATGGCTTTGGGCTGCTCTCCAGCTGGGTGTATCTTCGCTTCTACCAGCGCCATAGCCGAGGCCGAGGGGACATGGCCGACCACTTTGCTTTCGCCACCTTCTTCCCTGAGATCCTGCAGCCTGTGGTGGGGCTGTTGGCGAACTTGGTACATGGCCTCCTGGTGAAGGTAAAGATATGCCAGAAGACAGTGAAGCGCTATGATGTGGGTGCCCCATCCTCCATCACCATCagcctcccaggcacagaccctcAAGACGCAGAGCGGAGAAG GCAACTGGCCCTGAAGGCCCTCAATGAGCGGCTGAAGAGAGTAGAGGACCAGTCCATCTGGCCAAGCATGGACGACGATGAAGAGGAGGCTGGGGCCAAGGTGGACAGCCCCCTGCCCTCAGACAAGGCCCCCACACTCCCAGGGAAGGGGGCTGCCCCAGAATCCAGCCTGATCACCTTCGAGGCTGCTCCTCCAAAGCTGTAA
- the CYB561D2 gene encoding transmembrane reductase CYB561D2 isoform X3 gives MHSMRQPLPMALAGPRLQPPAWLTMALSVETESHIYRALRTASGAAAHLVALGFTIFVAVLARPGSSLFSWHPVLMSLAFSFLMTEALLVFSPESSLLRSLSRKGRARCHWVLQLVALLCALLGLGLVILHKEQLGKAHLATWHGRAGLLAVLWAGLQCLGGVGLLYPKLLPRWPLAKLKLYHATSGLVGYLLGSASLLLGMCSLWFTATVTGGVWYLAMLCPVITSLVIMNQVSNAYLYRKRIQP, from the exons ATGCATTCGATGCGACAGCCGCTGCCCATGGCGCTAGCGGGGCCCAG GCTACAGCCACCGGCTTGGTTGACCATGGCCCTTTCTGTGGAGACCGAGTCGCACATCTACCGAGCTCTGCGCACTGCCTCTGGGGCTGCTGCCCACCTTGTGGCCCTGGGCTTCACCATCTTCGTGGCTGTGCTTGCCAGGCCTGGCTCCA GTCTGTTCTCCTGGCACCCTGTGCTTATGTCTCTGGCC TTCTCTTTCCTGATGACCGAGGCACTGCTGGTGTTCTCTCCTGAGAGTTCGCTGCTGCGCTCCCTCTCTCGGAAGGGCCGAGCACGCTGCCACTGGGTACTGCAGTTGGTGGCCCTGCTGTGTGCACTGCTGGGCCTGGGCCTTGTTATCCTCCACAAGGAACAGCTTGGCAAAGCCCACCTGGCCACATGGCATGGGCGAGCAGGGCTGCTAGCTGTGCTGTGGGCTGGGCTGCAGTGCTTAGGCGGGGTGGGGCTGCTCTACCCCAAACTGCTGCCCAGATGGCCCCTGGCAAAGCTCAAGCTGTACCATGCCACTTCTGGGCTCGTGGGCTACCTTCTGGGTAGTGCCAGCCTCTTGTTGGGCATGTGCTCACTCTGGTTCACTGCCACAGTCACCGGTGGGGTCTGGTACCTGGCCATGCTATGCCCTGTCATTACCAGCTTGGTCATCATGAACCAGGTGAGCAACGCCTACCTGTACCGCAAAAGGATCCAGCCGTGA
- the CYB561D2 gene encoding transmembrane reductase CYB561D2 isoform X2, which translates to MRGHADRTPVFEHSWCLSWLQPPAWLTMALSVETESHIYRALRTASGAAAHLVALGFTIFVAVLARPGSSLFSWHPVLMSLAFSFLMTEALLVFSPESSLLRSLSRKGRARCHWVLQLVALLCALLGLGLVILHKEQLGKAHLATWHGRAGLLAVLWAGLQCLGGVGLLYPKLLPRWPLAKLKLYHATSGLVGYLLGSASLLLGMCSLWFTATVTGGVWYLAMLCPVITSLVIMNQVSNAYLYRKRIQP; encoded by the exons ATGCGGGGACACGCTGACAGGACGCCGGTCTTCGAGCATTCCTGGTGCCTGTCTTG GCTACAGCCACCGGCTTGGTTGACCATGGCCCTTTCTGTGGAGACCGAGTCGCACATCTACCGAGCTCTGCGCACTGCCTCTGGGGCTGCTGCCCACCTTGTGGCCCTGGGCTTCACCATCTTCGTGGCTGTGCTTGCCAGGCCTGGCTCCA GTCTGTTCTCCTGGCACCCTGTGCTTATGTCTCTGGCC TTCTCTTTCCTGATGACCGAGGCACTGCTGGTGTTCTCTCCTGAGAGTTCGCTGCTGCGCTCCCTCTCTCGGAAGGGCCGAGCACGCTGCCACTGGGTACTGCAGTTGGTGGCCCTGCTGTGTGCACTGCTGGGCCTGGGCCTTGTTATCCTCCACAAGGAACAGCTTGGCAAAGCCCACCTGGCCACATGGCATGGGCGAGCAGGGCTGCTAGCTGTGCTGTGGGCTGGGCTGCAGTGCTTAGGCGGGGTGGGGCTGCTCTACCCCAAACTGCTGCCCAGATGGCCCCTGGCAAAGCTCAAGCTGTACCATGCCACTTCTGGGCTCGTGGGCTACCTTCTGGGTAGTGCCAGCCTCTTGTTGGGCATGTGCTCACTCTGGTTCACTGCCACAGTCACCGGTGGGGTCTGGTACCTGGCCATGCTATGCCCTGTCATTACCAGCTTGGTCATCATGAACCAGGTGAGCAACGCCTACCTGTACCGCAAAAGGATCCAGCCGTGA
- the NPRL2 gene encoding GATOR1 complex protein NPRL2 — MGSGCRIECIFFSEFHPTLGPKITYQVPEDFISRELFDTVQVYIITKPELQNKLITVTAMEKKLIGCPVCIEHKKYSRNALLFNLGFVCDAQAKTCALEPIVKKLAGYLTTLELESSFVSTEESKQKLVPIMTILLEELNASGRCTLPIDESNTIHLKVIEQRPDPPVAQEYDVPVFTKDKEDFFNSQWDLTTQQILPYIDGFRHVQKISAEADVELNLVRIAIQNLLYYGVVTLVSILQYSNVYCPTPKVQDLVDDKSLQEACLSYVTKQGHKRASLRDVFQLYCSLSPGTTVRDLIGRHPQQLQRVDERKLIQFGLMKNLIRRLQKYPVRVSREERSHPARLYTGCHSYDEICCKTGMSYHELDERLENDPNIIICWK, encoded by the exons ATGGGCAGCGGCTGTCGCATCGAATGCATATTCTTCAGCGAGTTCCATCCCACGCTGGGACCCAAGATCACCTATCAG GTCCCTGAGGACTTCATCTCCCGGGAGCTGTTTGACACAgtccaggtgtacatcattaccaAACCAGAGCTGCAGAACAAGCTCATCACTGT CACAGCTATGGAGAAAAAACTGATTGGCTGCCCTGTGTGCATCGAGCACAAGAAGTACAGCCGCAACGCCCTGCTCTTCAACTTAGGCTTCGTGTGTGATGCCCAGGCCAAGACGTGTGCCCTTGAGCCCATCGTCAAAAAGCTGGCTGGCTACCTGACCACACTGGAG CTAGAGAGCAGCTTTGTGTCCACGGAGGAGAGCAAGCAGAAGTTGGTGCCCATCATGACCATCTTGCTAGAGGAGCTAAACGCCTCAGGCCGGTGCACTCTGCCCATCG ATGAGTCCAACACCATCCACTTGAAAGTGATTGAGCAGCGGCCTGACCCTCCTGTGGCCCAGGAGTATGATGTGCCTGTCTTTACCAAGGACAAGGAGGATTTCTTCAACTCACAGTGGGACCTCACCACACAACAG ATCCTGCCCTACATTGATGGATTCCGCCACGTCCAGAAGATCTCGGCTGAGGCAGATGTGGAGCTCAACCTGGTGCGCATTGCCATCCAGAACCTGCT GTACTATGGCGTTGTGACACTGGTCTCCATCCTCCAG TACTCCAATGTGTACTGCCCAACACCCAAGGTCCAAGACTTGGTAGATGACAAGTCCCTGCAGGAGGCGTGTCTGTCATACGTGACCAAGCAAG GGCACAAGAGGGCCAGTCTCCGAGATGTGTTCCAGCTGTACTGCAGCCTGAGCCCTGGCACTACTGTGAGAGACCTCATTGGCCGCCACCCCCAGCAGCTGCAGCGTGTTGATGAACG GAAGCTGATCCAGTTTGGACTTATGAAGAACCTCATCCGGCGACTACAGAAGTATCCTGTGCGGGTGTCTCGGGAGGAGCGGAGCCACCCTGCCCGGCTTTACACAGGCTGCCACAGCTACGATGAGATCTGCTGCAAGACAG GCATGAGCTACCATGAGCTGGATGAACGGCTGGAAAACGACCCGAACATCATCATCTGCTGGAAGTGA